TTTAACAAATGGACGTTACCCTAAATTATAAAAgtaattctctctttctcttcttgcctcttctctccctttctcttcccaacttcttctctctctttcttggcAAGTTGGCAACCGCACCACCGTCTCTACTACAAACTGGCATGATCCAATGGCTCTCTGATGAAAAGGCATCTATTGAAACCATGAATTGTCAAGAAGTAAATCTACAATAGCATGCATTTTATACATTTACCTCAGTTTTAACCCAGATGACTAACAGAGAAGTTTTTAAAAGTATGATAGAAAAATGACATCATAAAGTAAGCTCTGTTCTTTATAATTGAATATTGCAGATCAATAAAAACCATCACAACTGGTAGTAACATGTTCAGGAACCAATACATCAAAATCACTAACAGTCCATTCTGCAGTCCCCCTGCAGGGCTAACATATATTTTTGTGCCAACATTAAGTGAAGACCATACACGCAGTGCTGGTTTTGTCCCTGGATCCTGCatattaatgtattaattaaatgattaaattcatctatttctattagtttaaacttttaagataagtggtgGTTTAATACTGTGCAAAATAAATGTAATATGGCTCCCATTAGTGCCATATAACTTATACGGTCCCACCTTGAAGTATAGTGACAAAACTCAAGAGCAATAGGATTTGTGAAGATAAGTAACATTTTACAAGtctaaataatttgtttttgatgagaaattacaattattcttttttaagtaTGGGCTATAGCATATCACTAATACTTTATCATTCCAACCAATACAGTAAggtaaaaatgaattttctagTCATAAAAATGTTTCAAATTTGTCTATACTGCCAGCCAAGCTCAATTCCAATAATTAAGCAAGTAAACTCATTTTGCTTACGGGCTAACATGGCCAACAAAGATGGTATAAGATCGTTTCcaatcataaaaattaaagataagattGCCAAAACAGAATTCGAAATCAGTGACCCCAAAACAATTCAGAATATAACTAGTTTTAGAAATTCAGGTGACAAGTCATATAAAAATTAACGGATTTCAGATTCTGAAAGTCTTCTGAaataccttttttctttttcttttttttttcttcttttacattaaaaggaaaatgtaaAATCCTAGAATTACTGCTTGGGTTCAGGATGCCGGGAGAAAATCAAGATCAACCCAATGCAAACCTATAATAGACAATCTGATGTTTGAAAGCTGTACACAGATAGGGTTAAGATTTTTGGAGAAAGTGGTAgtatttaaactttaaaggatGTGTATGGGGTCCAAGGACAGTTTAATTATTGATGACAAGTTTACACAGTAGTGTAGAAATTAAGCATAAGAAACAAAGAGAAGAACAGATAAGAGAGATAGAGGAAGAATGGAAAACTTTGAACTCTCAACAAGGCCTTCAAGGACTCTCACTTCAAAGATAACTAATACAAACTACCATTAGTTGCAAGGAATTAAAATTAGTCAAATTGTCTCTGCAAAATAGATGATAAAAAGTTTTGAGCGCTTGTGTGGATGCATAGCACACAAACATCAGTTTTTAACTACAAGCATGAACTAAACATGTGGGCAAACTTTATGCATCAACTTTTGTGtaacattcttttttcttttttctttttttttttggtgttttcaaTCAGGATTATATAACAAAATTAGTAATGGCAAAAGTCAATAGAAACAACATGATTACCTGGTAGAAGTATAACCGACTAGAGAGAGCCCCCACATCAAGCACCCAAGTCCTAGGGTCTCCAATCCACCCATCTCCTTTCTTTTCGGGATAGCCATGTACAGCCCATTCAGGATGTGGAAGAATTTGCACCAGTTCCTGTGCCTGTGGATTGCTATATGGGTCACAGATATCATACGGTTCCTCCCGATATTTGGCATTTCCTGGGCTGCAGTAGAGATGATATGCAGAATAGGGAAACTGAGACGTCtcatttctatatattttcttgccAGTAGGACTAACATGATAAGGCGGGCAGGAGACCAGATTTTCTGGGCGGCACCAGCTTGTAGTTGCTGGATTTATTATCATTTCACTGTATCTTGTCACATCTGTCAGAATAATACCATCACAGGGTTCTCCATTGTTCTTCCAACAGCTTCCTATGTCAAGGAGATAAAATTGACTGTTGGCTCCTCCTCCTTGTATAACGTCAAGTGTCAACTTGACCTTAAAGTGGGGAGATTCCGGAAGCTGGCaaaacaaatctcaaaagaCAAAACTCATGAACCACAAAAATATGACGAACttgtaaaaactaaaactaaaccaGACAGGAAATTTTGATCTACAAAAAAGAGAGCATCTAGGCAACCCCAATTAATTGGATTAGGGCTTCGTTGAGTATAAGAGAGGGATCTCGATTGCAtgaatttattctctaatttcATAAATACTTGGTGTAACATTGAGGTacataaatacaaaatactcaaaaaaaaattcaactcaaACACCATTCTAATTTCTGTCAAGGGCAGTGTGATCAGTGAGCATTCATGTGTAGAATGTGTTCGGacaacaaatttatatttctAGCAAGAAGTAGAGCCAAGGAAGAAACCTTTCTTATGATTCCACGACTAGCATAGTGATAACCGCCATTGAATCCTTCTGTTGCATCTGCACGTAGATACAACATGAGCCAAGGATACTTTGAAGATGTTGTTAATCGTTGCGAGAAAATCCAACTTCCTGTGCTCAAATTCTTCTTCCATGAGACAGAGAAGTAGGAGTTCTTCCCTGTACCTTTGCTCAAATCAGCATCAAGGTCATATGTTCCATAAAACCCTCCTGCTAAAGACACTGTTTGATCCTCGATCAGAAGAAACCAATGTAGAGTAATTATGGTATACAAGTGGCTGATTCATACATCCTTCACCAAAACACGGAAAATTCCTCCCTGTTATGATTTTACTGACATTGNNNNNNNNNNNNNNNNNNNNNNNNNNNNNNNNNNNNNNNNNNNNNNNNNNNNNNNNNNNNNNNNNNNNNNNNNNNNNNNNNNNNNNNNNNNNNNNNNNNNCTACGATCTCttgcaagaaagaaatgaaaacaaccCAACATCATGACCCATGAGTGTTACCATGTCCAGATCTGAATCTGAGGAATCACAACTTATAAATTATGCACTTCAACCTAGCAAATTCACTTTCATCGATAGCCCCCTTCTTAAGCTTTTTCAACAGACACTATTCTCGTGTCAACTCATCGTCGTCTTCAAATGTCTGGGCAGCACGTCTCTGTGGCGGAGAAGAAGCAAGAAGGGAGGAATCACGGATAAACCAGAAGGGAATTTTGGGAAAGAAAGCTCTAATAAGTGATCACGTGCTAGTCACATGATGATGACTTTTCCATTACTTAAAACGGTTTATAACACTGGGGGTATCGTACTCCAAACGTCATGGCAGAcgttatttttatgttgaggCGTCATAACAGACATCACCTACAACAAATGAAACGTCATAACAGACATCATTCACAACAAATATGGTGTTTTTGTCAAATTGGATTCACCCTCCCAAAAGTATAAATACTCAATTGGGTGTTGCATTGTTTTCATTCCCCATTAAGCAAACTACGAACACAAAACTAgcgaaagaaaacagaaaagaatcAGTGAAAATGGCTCAAGCTCCCACCattcctcttctttctccttacAAAATGGGGAACTTCAATCTATGCCATAGGTTTGCACcttccactttttcttttttttttttttcttttttttttttaattattatatattttttttcttgtagataaaatatatttgttttctccCAAAACTATCATTTCAATCTCACTTGTAATTAGTAACTTCAACTTATTACAATTTAGGCGTATATGATATAAATGGGGGGTGCTCTccacaaaaacaaattgtttttacTCTACTAGAATTGAACCAATGGTATCTTATTATAGATTAATCATAAGCTCGGTTTGAATACCAGAAGAGTTGAAATGTGATATATACTAAACCAAAcctcattttttatatatatatgagcaatCCACGGCTGAAAAAATGAAGCTGTCCCCCTATTTCTGCCATTATCATTTCATAGGTGGATTGTTTGTTTATTCTTCCTATATGTGATTCAgatagttttattttctttggtatAGAAAGATTTCTTCcttgattttgttaatttatcatttactttttattttcagaGTAGTATTGGCACCACTGGGCAGATCGAGATCTTATGGTAATGTTCATCAGCCACATGCTATCTTATATTATTCTCAAAGAACTTCTAAAGGTGGTCTTTTAATAGCGGAAGCAACTGCAATTTCTGATAGTACCACTCTGGGGTAATTTTAACTATACTAGTTTgtcaagtttttcttttttaaaaaaaaataaaaattgtgaaagagcATGAATGAGAGTCAcctgttcaaataaattttagccAGTCTTGCTTAGAAGACTTTATGATTGTTAGGTTTCTTTGATGTTGTAAAGGTATCCTAATACACCTGGTATATGGACAAAAGAGCAAGTTGAAGCATGGAAACCCATCGTAGATGCTGTTCATGCCAAAGGTGGAGTCTTCTTTTGTCAGCTTTGGCATGCGGGGAGGGTTTCAAATCAAGGTTTGTCTTTTGACTATTTTGTTGTGAATGGAGAGAGTTGAATGTTTTCTAAGATATATGCTTTTAAATTTCAATGGCAAAAACTTGCGATGGATGCTctacaataaaaaattgagactAATTTAGTTAGgaattttctttatctttcatATTGTTGTCTACAGATTTTCAGCCAAATGGGCAAGCTCCAATTTCTTCTACTGACAAGCCTTTGACCGTTGAGGGAATTGATGGTGCACATTTCACTCCTCCACGGCGGCTAAGGACAGATGAAATTCCTCAAATTGTCAATGATTTTAGAATTGCCGCAAGGAATGCTATTGAAGCTGGCGAGTTTTCATTTCATAAGCTTTTCTCGTTTTTAATTATCAAGCATGATCTTTAACATTATACTTATTCgctttgtaaaataataattttttatctttatacaTAGGTTTTGATGGAATTGAGATCCACGGGGCTCATGGTTTCTTAATTGACCAATTTTTGAAAGATGGAGTGAATGATCGAACAGACCAATATGGTGGATCAGTTGAGAATCGTTGTCGATTTGCTTTGGAAGTAGTCGAAGCTGTTGCTAATGAGATAGGTGctgacaaagttggaataagaTTATCTCCTTTTGCGGACTATAATGAATCTGAAGACTCTAATCCAAAAGCATTGGGGCTTTATATGGCAGAGTCCTTAAACAAATATGGTATTCTTTATTGCCACATGGTTGAGCCAAGATGGAAGATGACTGGAGAAAAAAGTGAATCCCCATACAGCCTTTTGCCAATGAGAAAGGCTTTTAAGGGTACTTTCCTTGTTGCTGGAGGTTATGAAAGGGAAGATGGGAACAATGCCATTGCTGAAAACCATACAGATCTTGTTGTTTATGGTCGTTTATTTTTAGCCAATCCAGATTTGCCAAAGAGATTTGAGCTCAATGCGCCTCTCAACAAGTACAATAGAGATACATTCTACACATCTGATCCTGTTGTTGGTTACACTGATTATCCATTTCTTGAAGACACTTCATGATGAAAATTTATGGGATTTTTAGAAtttcattttatgttttatttaatttttttaagtgctAATGGTATtgttttttgtaattcaataaataggTGATTGTCCTTGAGTATTTTAGGCAATTTAACAAATGGACGTTACCCTAAATTATAAAAgtaattctctctttctcttcttgcctcttctctccctttctcttcccaacttcttctctctctttcttggcAAGTTGGCAACCGCACCACCGTCTCTACTACAAACTGGCATGATCCAATGGCTCTCTGATGAAAAGGCATCTATTGAAACCATGAATTGTCAAGAAGTAAATCTACAATAGCATGCATTTTATACATTTACCTCAGTTTTAACCCAGATGAGTAACAgaaaagtttttaaaagtaTGACAGAAAAATGACATCATAAAGTAAGCTCTGTTCTTTATAATTGAATATTGCAGATCAATAAAAACCATCACAACTGGTAGTAACATGTTCAGGAACCAATACATCAAAATCACTAACAGTCCATTCTGCAGTCCCCCTGCGGGGCTAACATATATTTTTGTGCCAACATTAAGTGAAGACCATACACGCAGTGCTGGTTTTGTCCCTGGATCCTGCatattaatgtattaattaaatgattaaattcatctatttctattagtttaaacttttaaaataagtggtggTTTAATACTGTGGAAAATAAGTGTAATATGGCTCCCATTAGTGCCATATAACTTATACGGTCCACCTTGAAGTATAGTGACAAAACTCAAGAGCAATAGTATTTGTGAAGATAAGTAACATTTTACAAGtctaaataatttgtttttgaagagaaattacaattattcttttttaagtaTGGGCTATAGCATATCACTAATACTTTATCATTCCAACCAATACAGTAAggtaaaaatgaattttctagTCATAAAAATGTTTCAAATTTGTCTATACTGCCAGCCAAGCTCAATTCCAATAATTAAGCAAGTAAACTCATTTTGCTTACGGGCTAACATGGCCAACAAAGATGGTATAAGATCGTTTCcaatcataaaaattaaagataagattGCCAAAACAGAATTCGAAATCAGTGACCCCAAAACAATTCAGAATATAACTAGTTTTAGAAATTCAGGTGACAAGTCATATAAAAATTAACGGATTTCAGATTCTGAAAGTCTTCTGAaataccttttttctttttctttttctttttcttttttttttcttcttttacattaaaaggaaaatgtaaAATCCTAGAATTACTGCTTGGGTTCAGGATGCCGGGAGAAGGTCAAGATCAACCCAATGCAAACCTATAATAGACAATCTGATGTTTGAAAGCTGTACACAGATAGGGTTAAGATTTTTGGAGAAAGTGGTAgtatttaaactttaaaggatGTGTATGGGGTCCAAGGACAGTTTAATTATTGATGACAAGTTTACACAGTAGTGTAGAAATTAAGCATAAGAAACAAAGAGAAGAACAGATAGGAGAGATAGAGGAAGAATGGAAAACTTTGAACTCTCAACAAGGCCTTCAAGGACTCTCACTTCAAAGATAACTAATACAAACTACCATTAGTTGCAAGGAATTAAAATTAGTCAAATTGTCTCTGCAAAATAGATGATAAAAAGTTTTGAGCGCTTGTGTGGATGCATAGCACACAAACATCAGTTTTTAACTACAAGCATGAACTAAACATGTGGGCAAACTTTATGCATCAACTTTTGTGtaacattcttttttcttttttcttttttttttggtgttttcaaTCAGGATTATATAACAAAATTAGTAATGGCAAAAGTCAATAGAAACAACATGATTACCTGGTAGAAGTATAACCGACTAGAGAGAGCCCCCACATCAAGCACCCAAGTCCTAGGGTCTCCAATCCACCCATCTCCTTTCTTTTCGGGATAGCCATGTACAGCCCATTCAGGATGTGGAAGAATTTGCACCAGTTCCTGTGCCTGTGGATTGCTATATGGGTCACAGATATCATACGGTTCCTCCCGATATTTGGCATTTCCTGGGCTGCAGTAGAGATGATATGCAGAATAGGGAAACTGAGACGTCtcatttctatatattttcttgccAGTAGGACTAAACATGATAAGGCGGGCAGGTGACCAGATTATCTGGGCGGCACCAACTTGTAGTTGCTGGATTTATTATCATTTCACTGTATCTTGTCACATCTGTCAGAACATTACCATCACAGGGTTCTCCATTGTTCTTCCAACAGCTTCCTATGTCAAGGAGATAAAATTGACTGTTGGCTCCTCCTCCTTGTATAACGTCAAGTGTCAACTTGACCTTAAAGTGGGGAGATTCCGGAAGCTGGCaaaacaaatctcaaaagaCAAAACTCATGAACCACAAAAATAAGACGAACttgtaaaaactaaaactaaaccaGACTGGAAATTTTGATCTACAAAAAAGAGAGCATCTTTGCAACCCCAATTAATTGGATTAGGGCTTCGTTGAGTATAAGAGAGGGATCTCGATTGCAtgaatttattctctaatttcATAAATACTTGGTGTAACATTGAGGTacataaatacaaaatactcaaaaaaaaattcaactcaaACACCATTCTAATTTCTGTCAAGGGCAGTGTGATCAGTGAGCATTCATGTGTAGAATGTGTTCGGacaacaaatttatatttctAGCAAGAAGTAGAGCCAAGGAAGAAACCTTTCTTATGATTCCACGACTAGCATAGTGATAACCGCCATTGAATCCTTCTGTTGCATCTGCACGTAGATACAACATGAGCCAAGGATACTTTGAAGATGTTGTTAATCGTTGCGAGAAAATCCAACTTCCTGTGCTCAAATTCTTCTTCCATGAGACGGAGAAGTAGGAGTTCTTCCCTGTACCTTTGCTCAAATCAGCATCAAGGTCATATGTTCCATAAAACCCTCCTGCTAAAGACACTGTTTGATCCTCAGAAGAAACCAATGTAGAGTAATTATGGTATACAAGTGGCTGATTCATACATCCTTCACCAAAACACAGAAAATTCCTGCCTGTTATGATTTTACTGACATTGTTGCCATTCTCGGGACAAAGAGTAGTGTTCTTGTCAAAGTTACCACTCTTGAGCATAATCATCCAGAAGTGCCATGGATTTGAGGAATCCTGCACCCCACATAGAGAACCAAGATACAGTTCCTTTTCCACAGCAAACAGGTCAGGGTCTGTGTATGACTTGAATCCCGTTACAGGAAACTCATTACCAGCCCCCAAGCTGTTATCTGACTCATTCACTTTGTGATGTACTTCACACTTTGCGGTGCAGCCCAAGGAATCtgattattgaaaaatgaaactgAAAAGGACTGTGAAGATGTAAAGAATAAAAGTAGATGATTACATTCAATTATATATCAGCTCACTCACTGCGGCCCAAatttagctaaattagatataGTATCTTTAAAGAGTTCATTTGATAAAAACATATGGGAAAAAACTAGACAGATTAAAGGaatttaaaaactataaaataagcAATACCAAAGGCAAGATAATGTGGATTTTACAGATCCATAGAAGCTAGGCCATGTACCTTCCTTGAAATAAAACCATGGAGAAAGGACACTTAAGGTAGCGGGAAGTGATGGGAATTTTAGATGCATAAACAGTGAGAAGAATCACGGAAACATCAATATTAAGAAGTTTATACAAACTATAACGTAGGTCAATGATTTATGGGCCATAGATGGGGATGGTCGCGCGACCATCCGTATCTGCTACTcattgcattaatttttttcttctaaattttcaaGTTGAGGATAAATTAATAACTTCAAAATAACTTAGACACGTGTGCTACACATGTATGACattttctatctaaaataaCAGTTAAATTTGACTTGGGGCGACTCAaaacattttgataatttataggTTCAATTGCATTGATTCGTAGTTTTGAGCTgtaagtgcaaatgagtggtaGTTTATGGAAATAAAGTGCAATTTATACCCTTTATTTCTTCATTCAAACTTAATTCAAAGTAAGATTGGTTTGGTTGCATTTTACTCCATTATCACCTTAAACAATCAAAACCAGCAATGAATTTGGGCATCAAGCATCACTCAACAGAAATTTCCTAACCCAGGAGCCACACTAGAAATGATTGAGAATAATTAGCAGAGAAAGACTAGAGATAAAACTGAGATGTAAAAGCTAAGAAGATCCATGTAATTCCAATATTCGggctaattaaataaatttggtACTGATTAGTGAATCATTCACCATGTACAGTATATCAGAAATATAATTAAGCAAATTCGCATGCACATATTATATCTGGAGTTTGTTCTGGTGAAGTCAAAACCAATTCAAGAACTTGATTACAGTTCCAATCGGCAAAACAAGCCATGAAAGTCTTCCGAAAGTACAAAATATGATGGAACGAACAatcctaatttataaaaaataaaataaaaatttttaaaaaaaaacacccatcaacaacaacagcaaATCAGCATAAGTTCACATAAAGAAAATTTGGCACAGATCATACTACTCCACTAGCTACATGGGTTTCCATCCACACACATTCAGGAATATGAAATGAGCATTAATTGTGAAATTTAAATTAAGTAGCTACATATACAAATATTAAAGAAGAGGAATGAGCAGTGGGGCTGAGAAAGTGGCATACCAACGATCAAAGGGCAGTACAAGTCAGCACAATCAGCCAACCTGGGGCTGCCCATTTTGGGAGCTTCCGCTCCAACTTCGTTGCAAAAGTTCCACGCTTCCAATCCAACTCTCACATTTGGGTTCTTCATTCCGGGGTCTCCTATGGCTAATATGTACTTCTCTGAGGCGAGGGCTAGGCCAGGAGGATGTAGAACCCATGACCTTCTGCGTTGAAGGGGAATTCGAGAATCAGAGTTCTGTGTGAGGCCTTCCACGAGGTTGATGGGAGGGAATGGTAGCTTTCGTGTTGTGCACTCGCGTGGGTGCACGTGAGGTGGGGGATTTAAGAAGTGGATTGGGTTTGGTTTTGTTCAGTCCACCATGGGAaattgagagagtgagagagacggAGAGAAAGATTGCTTTGAAGTAACGTTGACGTGGGGAATTACCGAAGCAACGTTGCGCGGGTAAACCCCACACGACAACATCAGAAATTTCGTTAGATCATgcttttgagaaatgctacggtttttttttttttttttgttctcttaatGTTTTTCTAATCTTAATGAATCCCTTTTAATTTGCTATGAAATACTAACAAACTGGCAAAAATTATAAACACTATGATAATGAATATATTATACTGAGCTATGCTATTTAATATTCttccaatatttttttagcAGTCTCAGCTGACATAGTACAGtcaatttattcttaaattaatcttaattacataaaatcaataatgaatTGAGCACATTACGTTAGTTGAGAATGTTAGAATAATATTTTGGATAAtgctaaataacatttttcatgagtaaaaattaactacaaactggtttataattatttcataCTCACACAAACCAATCTAATAGAGTGACATCTGAGAAGCCCGTGTGTTTTTTTAGTAAGTATAGGACACATAATTTGATTACCATCCATTACAATCATTTACCTAAAAGggttatattctaacataaataaaatatcctaccattacatatattataatattaataactGTTCCATATAAAACTTCATTCTcgtaactcttttttttctacTCAATGTAAGGAGAGGGGAAAGGGGACATTCTCGTAACGCTTATCTTGTGCTCCTCAATTATTTCCGTCCAGGTATAGACTAGTTTTGTTTCtagttggttggttggttgcaGTTTCACATAAAGTGGCCAACCTTGCCGCATTGATAGCACAAACTCATCTCCGACCCCCAGTTTTCTTGCCACACCCACATCAAAAAGGCCTCCCCTTCTTTATGGTATGCTGACTCTTGGGATAACATCCTCTTTCTTGGCTCGGTAAATATTTCTTACAGAATTCTTCTTTGAATTGGCCCACGTGATGGCCTTCTCGCTCCCCAACTCCATAACTAGCAAGTCCCTTTTGCCACACAACTATCTCCTTGGTTCTCAAGAGAACTTGTAGGCAGCTTGCTCCTCTATGCCGTCCATAACTCTAAGAATTAGAATTCTCTCTAATTTAACATTTGAACTGAAAAATACTCAATTAATTATAGtagaagagtatttttgtccctttaaaagatgaaaagataaaaatactctcCCAGTTCAAAGGATCATGTTCCTAGCTAACTCAAAGCATCTCCTCCAATTATATATGCCAACCCTCTAATCCCTTGGGTCTTAGGTTCTTATCAAACTTAGGGAAGTAATACTCATCAAATTCATTAAATGGAAAACCTATATTTTCACTCCAAGTCCCTTCTCCTCAAACATTGACCAACGTCTCCAGACTCCACTAGTAGACTTGCCACACAGTCTCCGATGTTTGAGTGGTGTCCAGGACATTTATCGTCTTTTCATCATACTATGAGAGTCCTTTgccattttctctctccatgTCGTCCTGTTTTGGTTGTGTCGACATCTTCGACAGTCACAACAATCATTAATCCTTGCTTCAAAACATTGTGTTGAGTCTTGTGAGTTACTAGGTGAAAATTTTGGCCTCGCGAGTTACTGTCCTGGCCTAATTCCTATGGTCTTATAATCTGATTTTTATAACCTCTTCAAACTAacatccaattgacaatgtccccccaaacttttaattgtgacaatgtcccccctaaactaccaaaacattgtcaatgtccaccacaagactaacaaaaagatcaaaatgcccttatatatttcttaataagacaaaaatacccttataaattaaaaaaaacaaaacaaaaaattttaatttcaaaagaacaatttttttttaaaaaaaaaattaattaatttttaaactaaattttttaatttttttataagaatatttttttaaaaaaaaaacgaatatttttttttaaaacggaaatttttattttaaaaaatttataaaacaaaataaaaaacgaaatttttataacaaaaaaaaaataaaaattttttaatttttttcttataaaaaggatttttttttaatttttaattttctaccctttggatttttttttttttaattagttttaggttttttctagaagttttactattttttgtttttattttattaagggtagtttcgtcattggagggaacattgacaatttttggtagtttgagagagacattgtcacaattaaaagttttgggaggacattgtcaattgggtggtagtttgaggg
This window of the Corylus avellana chromosome ca5, CavTom2PMs-1.0 genome carries:
- the LOC132182613 gene encoding putative 12-oxophytodienoate reductase 11, encoding MAQAPTIPLLSPYKMGNFNLCHRVVLAPLGRSRSYGNVHQPHAILYYSQRTSKGGLLIAEATAISDSTTLGYPNTPGIWTKEQVEAWKPIVDAVHAKGGVFFCQLWHAGRVSNQDFQPNGQAPISSTDKPLTVEGIDGAHFTPPRRLRTDEIPQIVNDFRIAARNAIEAGFDGIEIHGAHGFLIDQFLKDGVNDRTDQYGGSVENRCRFALEVVEAVANEIGADKVGIRLSPFADYNESEDSNPKALGLYMAESLNKYGILYCHMVEPRWKMTGEKSESPYSLLPMRKAFKGTFLVAGGYEREDGNNAIAENHTDLVVYGRLFLANPDLPKRFELNAPLNKYNRDTFYTSDPVVGYTDYPFLEDTS